Proteins from a genomic interval of Anomalospiza imberbis isolate Cuckoo-Finch-1a 21T00152 chromosome 18, ASM3175350v1, whole genome shotgun sequence:
- the LOC137484706 gene encoding uncharacterized protein isoform X2, whose translation MLRSGPGAGLVLAAAAALCLGGAGAKVYYSCGAVVESMERGLILSPGFPNNYYPGTHCVWQFFIPMGTHLILEIFDFDIFESSSETPTPWDGFSAPATTENKDMPSPEENLDFAVHTTKPSLQTSTLKVAQNLSSTRDQSKDLAGHLDELPGTISKKNEAKQASEENQWKQMKEPKAITKAQPEELPFPVAGSASMQRQNTSSLETGEDLEGKMLLAHLAASERHEVTAESWTLPSTALPMEISSSPQSAVDICPHDVLYVSDLITFSSRFCGPNSPVNKTMVFGSSLEMVEVIMELITTTDRGRGFAMLFEYRNITDPSSVDAVRQERKENMMMLAIVTGIVVFALALLSALCIVCRQRTCPKRSSSNACSDQENRIQNSTVDINELQLVVPSRENENNNHSVSREQAVTSCRGSTERSPQDTDPDVPSSISAVTTETGSDEVFIISAGPGTSGLSFTTYRIQDKNLKRSVTSPASVSDWLSSHPTAAGADAAEKGNVQLEHPCPRQRTWSARTFHDFLAPIPQLQKKWCSWSTNSPFTKLVDSSGFSTAARPQGVPTRKVISATEIEGASETVYSDSSASNASYPLTLSAQRQRKLTSCNLKKSRFGNPYFGFLASSPDSKHMRSLDPSRHLGAASPVNSQSPKNLLESSNPLKINLVNGSKTKELMVETDKNKPVFVISEEGDDQQPLVLAEHLSQCGDHLSEQNAVYAPAVPEKQPVVPTAERNSSAPFTSSLPLWAKSPTSYKGHGKAPSSSRDQQSSAGGDANTAEPSQNCDTPAAPTLCQASAQ comes from the exons gTGTATTACTCCTGTGGTGCAGTGGTGGAATCAATGGAAAGAGGCCTGATTTTGTCACCAGGTTTTCCAAACAACTACTACCCAGGGACACACTGCGTCTGGCAGTTTTtcattcccatgggaacccATCTCATCTTGGAAATATTTGACTTTGACATTTTTGAGAGCTCTAGTGAAACTCCAACCCCCTGGGATGGCTTTTCAGCCCCTGCTACAACAGAAAATAAGGACATGCCTTCTCCTGAGGAAAACCTGGACTTTGCTGTCCACACCACAAAACCCTCTCTCCAGACCTCGACGTTGAAGGTGGCTCAGAATCTGAGCAGCACCAGAGACCAGTCAAAGGACCTTGCTGGTCACCTGGATGAACTTCCAGGAACCATctcaaaaaaaaatgaagccaaACAAGCATCTGAAGAAAACCAGTGGAAGCAGATGAAGGAACCCAAAGCAATTACCAAGGCTCAGCCAGAGGAGCTGCCATTCCCTGTGGCCGGTAGTGCCTCAATGCAGAGGCAAAATACcagcagcctggaaacaggagaggaTTTGGAAGGGAAGATGTTGCTTGCCCACCTAGCTGCTAGTGAGAGACACGAAGTCACAGCAGAGAGCTGGACACTTCCCTCAACAGCATTGCCCATGGAAATCTCCTCCAGCCCTCAGTCAGCAGTGGATATCTGTCCCCATGATGTATTATACGTTTCCGATCTCATCACATTTTCCTCTCGCTTCTGCGGCCCAAATTCCCCTGTGAACAAGACCATGGTCTTTGGTTCATCTCTGGAAATGGTTGAGGTTATCATGGAGCTGATCACCACCACGGACCGGGGCCGAGGCTTTGCGATGCTGTTTGAGTACAGGAACATCACTGACCCCAGCTCTGTGGATGCTgtgaggcaggagaggaaggaaaacatgATGATGCTGGCAATTGTAACTGGGATTGTTGTCTTTGCtcttgctctgctctctgccctctgcaTAGTTTGCAG GCAGAGAACGTGCCCCAAAAGGAGCTCATCCAACGCATGCAGTGACCAGGAG AACAGGATCCAGAACTCCACTGTCGATATCAATGAGCTCCAGCTGGTGGTGCCAAGCCGGGAGAATGAAAACAACAACCACTCTGTGAGCCGGGAGCAGGCGG tcacttcctgcagaggcagcacagagcGGTCTCCTCAGGACACTGACCCCGATGTGCCCTCCTCCATCTCTGCAGTGACCACTGAGACTGGGAGTGATGAGGTGTTTATCATTTCTGCTGGACCTGGGACCAGTGGGCTGAGCTTTACCACCTACAGGATACAG GACAAAAACCTGAAAAGGAGCGTCACAAGCCCGGCCTCTGTGTCTGACTGGCTGAGCTCCCACCCCACAGCTGCAGGGGCAGATGCTGCTGAGAAGGGGAACGTGcagctggagcatccctgtCCCAGGCAGCGCACCTGGAGCGCCCGCACCTTCCACGACTTCCTGGCTCCAATACCACAGCTACAGAAAAAATGGTGCAGCTGGAGCACCAACAGCCCCTTCACAAAGCTGGTTGACAGCAGT GGTTTTTCTACAGCTGCAAGACCTCAAGGTGTGCCAACCAGAAAGGTAATCTCAGCCACTGAGATAGAGGGAGCATCAGAGACTGTTTACTCTGATTCATCTGCCAGTAACGCCTCATATCCCCTCACTCTGTCTGCACAGAGGCAGCGAAAGTTAACCTCCTGCAATTTGAAGAAATCCAGATTTGGGAACCCTTATTTTGGATTTTTAGCTAGTTCCCCTGACAGTAAACATATGAGGTCCTTGGATCCCTCAAGACATCTAGGGGCAGCATCTCCAGTTAACAGCCAAAGCCCCAAAAATCTTCTAGAGAGCTCCAACCCCCTGAAAATCAACTTGGTCAACGGTTCAAAAACAAAGGAGCTTATGGTAGAAACAGATAAAAACAAACCAGtttttgttatttctgaagAAGGGGATGATCAGCAGCCTCTGGTCCTGGCAGAACACCTTAGTCAGTGTGGAGATCACCTGTCAGAGCAAAATGCTGTGTATGCTCCGGCCGTGCCAGAGAAGCAGCCGGTGGTTCCGACTGCggagaggaacagctctgcccCTTTCACATCGAGCCTTCCCCTCTGGGCAAAATCCCCCACTTCATACAAAGGCCATGGGAAGgcccccagctcctccagggaccAGCAGAGCTCAGCGGGTGGAGATGCCAACACTGCTGAGCCCTCACAGAACTGCGACACCCCCGCTGCTCCTACGCTGTGCCAAGCTTCAGCCCAGTGA
- the LOC137484706 gene encoding uncharacterized protein isoform X1 — protein MQHPGEGCSDQATPAPLQPPPLPRLLARSPPSSAPQVYYSCGAVVESMERGLILSPGFPNNYYPGTHCVWQFFIPMGTHLILEIFDFDIFESSSETPTPWDGFSAPATTENKDMPSPEENLDFAVHTTKPSLQTSTLKVAQNLSSTRDQSKDLAGHLDELPGTISKKNEAKQASEENQWKQMKEPKAITKAQPEELPFPVAGSASMQRQNTSSLETGEDLEGKMLLAHLAASERHEVTAESWTLPSTALPMEISSSPQSAVDICPHDVLYVSDLITFSSRFCGPNSPVNKTMVFGSSLEMVEVIMELITTTDRGRGFAMLFEYRNITDPSSVDAVRQERKENMMMLAIVTGIVVFALALLSALCIVCRQRTCPKRSSSNACSDQENRIQNSTVDINELQLVVPSRENENNNHSVSREQAVTSCRGSTERSPQDTDPDVPSSISAVTTETGSDEVFIISAGPGTSGLSFTTYRIQDKNLKRSVTSPASVSDWLSSHPTAAGADAAEKGNVQLEHPCPRQRTWSARTFHDFLAPIPQLQKKWCSWSTNSPFTKLVDSSGFSTAARPQGVPTRKVISATEIEGASETVYSDSSASNASYPLTLSAQRQRKLTSCNLKKSRFGNPYFGFLASSPDSKHMRSLDPSRHLGAASPVNSQSPKNLLESSNPLKINLVNGSKTKELMVETDKNKPVFVISEEGDDQQPLVLAEHLSQCGDHLSEQNAVYAPAVPEKQPVVPTAERNSSAPFTSSLPLWAKSPTSYKGHGKAPSSSRDQQSSAGGDANTAEPSQNCDTPAAPTLCQASAQ, from the exons gTGTATTACTCCTGTGGTGCAGTGGTGGAATCAATGGAAAGAGGCCTGATTTTGTCACCAGGTTTTCCAAACAACTACTACCCAGGGACACACTGCGTCTGGCAGTTTTtcattcccatgggaacccATCTCATCTTGGAAATATTTGACTTTGACATTTTTGAGAGCTCTAGTGAAACTCCAACCCCCTGGGATGGCTTTTCAGCCCCTGCTACAACAGAAAATAAGGACATGCCTTCTCCTGAGGAAAACCTGGACTTTGCTGTCCACACCACAAAACCCTCTCTCCAGACCTCGACGTTGAAGGTGGCTCAGAATCTGAGCAGCACCAGAGACCAGTCAAAGGACCTTGCTGGTCACCTGGATGAACTTCCAGGAACCATctcaaaaaaaaatgaagccaaACAAGCATCTGAAGAAAACCAGTGGAAGCAGATGAAGGAACCCAAAGCAATTACCAAGGCTCAGCCAGAGGAGCTGCCATTCCCTGTGGCCGGTAGTGCCTCAATGCAGAGGCAAAATACcagcagcctggaaacaggagaggaTTTGGAAGGGAAGATGTTGCTTGCCCACCTAGCTGCTAGTGAGAGACACGAAGTCACAGCAGAGAGCTGGACACTTCCCTCAACAGCATTGCCCATGGAAATCTCCTCCAGCCCTCAGTCAGCAGTGGATATCTGTCCCCATGATGTATTATACGTTTCCGATCTCATCACATTTTCCTCTCGCTTCTGCGGCCCAAATTCCCCTGTGAACAAGACCATGGTCTTTGGTTCATCTCTGGAAATGGTTGAGGTTATCATGGAGCTGATCACCACCACGGACCGGGGCCGAGGCTTTGCGATGCTGTTTGAGTACAGGAACATCACTGACCCCAGCTCTGTGGATGCTgtgaggcaggagaggaaggaaaacatgATGATGCTGGCAATTGTAACTGGGATTGTTGTCTTTGCtcttgctctgctctctgccctctgcaTAGTTTGCAG GCAGAGAACGTGCCCCAAAAGGAGCTCATCCAACGCATGCAGTGACCAGGAG AACAGGATCCAGAACTCCACTGTCGATATCAATGAGCTCCAGCTGGTGGTGCCAAGCCGGGAGAATGAAAACAACAACCACTCTGTGAGCCGGGAGCAGGCGG tcacttcctgcagaggcagcacagagcGGTCTCCTCAGGACACTGACCCCGATGTGCCCTCCTCCATCTCTGCAGTGACCACTGAGACTGGGAGTGATGAGGTGTTTATCATTTCTGCTGGACCTGGGACCAGTGGGCTGAGCTTTACCACCTACAGGATACAG GACAAAAACCTGAAAAGGAGCGTCACAAGCCCGGCCTCTGTGTCTGACTGGCTGAGCTCCCACCCCACAGCTGCAGGGGCAGATGCTGCTGAGAAGGGGAACGTGcagctggagcatccctgtCCCAGGCAGCGCACCTGGAGCGCCCGCACCTTCCACGACTTCCTGGCTCCAATACCACAGCTACAGAAAAAATGGTGCAGCTGGAGCACCAACAGCCCCTTCACAAAGCTGGTTGACAGCAGT GGTTTTTCTACAGCTGCAAGACCTCAAGGTGTGCCAACCAGAAAGGTAATCTCAGCCACTGAGATAGAGGGAGCATCAGAGACTGTTTACTCTGATTCATCTGCCAGTAACGCCTCATATCCCCTCACTCTGTCTGCACAGAGGCAGCGAAAGTTAACCTCCTGCAATTTGAAGAAATCCAGATTTGGGAACCCTTATTTTGGATTTTTAGCTAGTTCCCCTGACAGTAAACATATGAGGTCCTTGGATCCCTCAAGACATCTAGGGGCAGCATCTCCAGTTAACAGCCAAAGCCCCAAAAATCTTCTAGAGAGCTCCAACCCCCTGAAAATCAACTTGGTCAACGGTTCAAAAACAAAGGAGCTTATGGTAGAAACAGATAAAAACAAACCAGtttttgttatttctgaagAAGGGGATGATCAGCAGCCTCTGGTCCTGGCAGAACACCTTAGTCAGTGTGGAGATCACCTGTCAGAGCAAAATGCTGTGTATGCTCCGGCCGTGCCAGAGAAGCAGCCGGTGGTTCCGACTGCggagaggaacagctctgcccCTTTCACATCGAGCCTTCCCCTCTGGGCAAAATCCCCCACTTCATACAAAGGCCATGGGAAGgcccccagctcctccagggaccAGCAGAGCTCAGCGGGTGGAGATGCCAACACTGCTGAGCCCTCACAGAACTGCGACACCCCCGCTGCTCCTACGCTGTGCCAAGCTTCAGCCCAGTGA
- the LOC137484706 gene encoding uncharacterized protein isoform X3 yields the protein MERGLILSPGFPNNYYPGTHCVWQFFIPMGTHLILEIFDFDIFESSSETPTPWDGFSAPATTENKDMPSPEENLDFAVHTTKPSLQTSTLKVAQNLSSTRDQSKDLAGHLDELPGTISKKNEAKQASEENQWKQMKEPKAITKAQPEELPFPVAGSASMQRQNTSSLETGEDLEGKMLLAHLAASERHEVTAESWTLPSTALPMEISSSPQSAVDICPHDVLYVSDLITFSSRFCGPNSPVNKTMVFGSSLEMVEVIMELITTTDRGRGFAMLFEYRNITDPSSVDAVRQERKENMMMLAIVTGIVVFALALLSALCIVCRQRTCPKRSSSNACSDQENRIQNSTVDINELQLVVPSRENENNNHSVSREQAVTSCRGSTERSPQDTDPDVPSSISAVTTETGSDEVFIISAGPGTSGLSFTTYRIQDKNLKRSVTSPASVSDWLSSHPTAAGADAAEKGNVQLEHPCPRQRTWSARTFHDFLAPIPQLQKKWCSWSTNSPFTKLVDSSGFSTAARPQGVPTRKVISATEIEGASETVYSDSSASNASYPLTLSAQRQRKLTSCNLKKSRFGNPYFGFLASSPDSKHMRSLDPSRHLGAASPVNSQSPKNLLESSNPLKINLVNGSKTKELMVETDKNKPVFVISEEGDDQQPLVLAEHLSQCGDHLSEQNAVYAPAVPEKQPVVPTAERNSSAPFTSSLPLWAKSPTSYKGHGKAPSSSRDQQSSAGGDANTAEPSQNCDTPAAPTLCQASAQ from the exons ATGGAAAGAGGCCTGATTTTGTCACCAGGTTTTCCAAACAACTACTACCCAGGGACACACTGCGTCTGGCAGTTTTtcattcccatgggaacccATCTCATCTTGGAAATATTTGACTTTGACATTTTTGAGAGCTCTAGTGAAACTCCAACCCCCTGGGATGGCTTTTCAGCCCCTGCTACAACAGAAAATAAGGACATGCCTTCTCCTGAGGAAAACCTGGACTTTGCTGTCCACACCACAAAACCCTCTCTCCAGACCTCGACGTTGAAGGTGGCTCAGAATCTGAGCAGCACCAGAGACCAGTCAAAGGACCTTGCTGGTCACCTGGATGAACTTCCAGGAACCATctcaaaaaaaaatgaagccaaACAAGCATCTGAAGAAAACCAGTGGAAGCAGATGAAGGAACCCAAAGCAATTACCAAGGCTCAGCCAGAGGAGCTGCCATTCCCTGTGGCCGGTAGTGCCTCAATGCAGAGGCAAAATACcagcagcctggaaacaggagaggaTTTGGAAGGGAAGATGTTGCTTGCCCACCTAGCTGCTAGTGAGAGACACGAAGTCACAGCAGAGAGCTGGACACTTCCCTCAACAGCATTGCCCATGGAAATCTCCTCCAGCCCTCAGTCAGCAGTGGATATCTGTCCCCATGATGTATTATACGTTTCCGATCTCATCACATTTTCCTCTCGCTTCTGCGGCCCAAATTCCCCTGTGAACAAGACCATGGTCTTTGGTTCATCTCTGGAAATGGTTGAGGTTATCATGGAGCTGATCACCACCACGGACCGGGGCCGAGGCTTTGCGATGCTGTTTGAGTACAGGAACATCACTGACCCCAGCTCTGTGGATGCTgtgaggcaggagaggaaggaaaacatgATGATGCTGGCAATTGTAACTGGGATTGTTGTCTTTGCtcttgctctgctctctgccctctgcaTAGTTTGCAG GCAGAGAACGTGCCCCAAAAGGAGCTCATCCAACGCATGCAGTGACCAGGAG AACAGGATCCAGAACTCCACTGTCGATATCAATGAGCTCCAGCTGGTGGTGCCAAGCCGGGAGAATGAAAACAACAACCACTCTGTGAGCCGGGAGCAGGCGG tcacttcctgcagaggcagcacagagcGGTCTCCTCAGGACACTGACCCCGATGTGCCCTCCTCCATCTCTGCAGTGACCACTGAGACTGGGAGTGATGAGGTGTTTATCATTTCTGCTGGACCTGGGACCAGTGGGCTGAGCTTTACCACCTACAGGATACAG GACAAAAACCTGAAAAGGAGCGTCACAAGCCCGGCCTCTGTGTCTGACTGGCTGAGCTCCCACCCCACAGCTGCAGGGGCAGATGCTGCTGAGAAGGGGAACGTGcagctggagcatccctgtCCCAGGCAGCGCACCTGGAGCGCCCGCACCTTCCACGACTTCCTGGCTCCAATACCACAGCTACAGAAAAAATGGTGCAGCTGGAGCACCAACAGCCCCTTCACAAAGCTGGTTGACAGCAGT GGTTTTTCTACAGCTGCAAGACCTCAAGGTGTGCCAACCAGAAAGGTAATCTCAGCCACTGAGATAGAGGGAGCATCAGAGACTGTTTACTCTGATTCATCTGCCAGTAACGCCTCATATCCCCTCACTCTGTCTGCACAGAGGCAGCGAAAGTTAACCTCCTGCAATTTGAAGAAATCCAGATTTGGGAACCCTTATTTTGGATTTTTAGCTAGTTCCCCTGACAGTAAACATATGAGGTCCTTGGATCCCTCAAGACATCTAGGGGCAGCATCTCCAGTTAACAGCCAAAGCCCCAAAAATCTTCTAGAGAGCTCCAACCCCCTGAAAATCAACTTGGTCAACGGTTCAAAAACAAAGGAGCTTATGGTAGAAACAGATAAAAACAAACCAGtttttgttatttctgaagAAGGGGATGATCAGCAGCCTCTGGTCCTGGCAGAACACCTTAGTCAGTGTGGAGATCACCTGTCAGAGCAAAATGCTGTGTATGCTCCGGCCGTGCCAGAGAAGCAGCCGGTGGTTCCGACTGCggagaggaacagctctgcccCTTTCACATCGAGCCTTCCCCTCTGGGCAAAATCCCCCACTTCATACAAAGGCCATGGGAAGgcccccagctcctccagggaccAGCAGAGCTCAGCGGGTGGAGATGCCAACACTGCTGAGCCCTCACAGAACTGCGACACCCCCGCTGCTCCTACGCTGTGCCAAGCTTCAGCCCAGTGA